From the genome of Oceanidesulfovibrio indonesiensis:
TCAGCGCCAGAATATTCGTCTGGAACGCAATGCCGTCAATCACGCTGGTGATATCGCCAATTTTTGCCGACGCGACTTCGATGGACTGCATGGTGCTGATCGCCTGGGA
Proteins encoded in this window:
- a CDS encoding methyl-accepting chemotaxis protein; protein product: SQAISTMQSIEVASAKIGDITSVIDGIAFQTNILALNASVEAARAGDHGRGFVGRCGRGA